The following is a genomic window from Spirosoma foliorum.
TGGAAACCCAATATTCATGTCATTGGCGAGAGTAAAGAGGGCGTCATTATTACGGGGAATGACTATTCGGGGAAAGATTATCCGGGGGGGAAAGACTGGACTGGGAAAGACAAATACAGTACCTATACTTCCTACGTCGTTCTGGTCGATGCGCCAGATATAATCCTAGAAAATCTGACCATTCGGAACACCGCTGGTCGAGTCGGTCAGGCGGTGGCGCTGCATGTAGAAGGTGATCGGTTCGTGTGCAAAAACTGCGTGTTGCTGGGCAATCAGGATACGCTTTATGCAGCCGCCGAAGGAAGTCGGCAGTACTACGAAAATTGCTACATCGAAGGAACGACCGACTTCATTTTCGGGAAATCAATCGCCGTTTTTCAGTCCTGCACCATCAAAAATCTTTCTGATTCGTTTATTACCGCAGCCGCTACGCCCGAGTATCAACGCTATGGTTTCGTATTTTTTGATTGCAAACTCATTGCCGATCCTGCTGCCCAAAAAGTCTATTTGGGACGCCCCTGGCGGCTTTATGCCAAAACAATTTTCATCCGAATCGATATGGGCGATCACATTTTACCCGTAGGTTGGGATAACTGGGGCAACGCCGACAACGAAAAAACGGTTCTCTACGCCGAATACGGCAGCACTGGCCCCGGTGGTAATTCATCGAAACGAGCTGGCTGGTCGAAACAGCTGTCTACTAAGGAGGCCAATCAATATACCCTGACGACCATCTTTTCTGCACAATCGGCCTGGAATCCGAAGAAGTGAAATGGCTCGCTCCCCTCTCCCAAAACAGGAGAGGGGCTAAAAAAGAGATCCAGAAAAACTTACAGAAAGTTTCTCATGAAAATTTTACCCCTAATTGGTTTAGTTTGTCTGCCAATAGTGTCAGTCATTGCACAAACGGTTAAACCGAAATCCGCGACTACGGAATCAGAAACGCCTTATGTTTCAAAAGTTTGGGTGTCGGATTTAGGCAATGGGAGTTACAAAAATCCCGTTTTGAATGCCGATTATTCCGACCCTGACGCTTGTCGGGCTGGTGATGATTATTATCTGGTAGCCTCCAGTTTCGATGCGATACCTGGCCTTCCCATTCTGCAGTCAAAAGACCTGGTTAACTGGACACTCATTGGCCATGCTCTGAAACGTCAACCACCTTTCGATCATTTTGAGAAGACGCAGCACGGTAATGGTGTTTGGGCACCCGCTATTCGTTACCACAACAATGAATTTTACATCTACTACCCCGACCCGGATTTTGGAATCTATTTGACCAAAGCTAAAAATCCAGCGGGTCCCTGGTCAGAACCGATATTGGTTGAAGGCGGCAAAGGATTGATCGACCCCTGTCCGCTTTGGGACGATAATGGGCAGGTGTATCTGGTACACGGTTGGGCTGGTAGCCGGGCAGGTATCAAAAGCGTTATTACGGTGAAAAAGCTGAGCCCCGACGGCGCGAAAGTGATCGACGAAGGAGCCATTGTTTACGACGGTCACGAAACCGATCCCACCATCGAAGGCCCCAAAATCTATAAGCGGAATGGCTATTACTACATTTTTGCTCCGGCCGGTGGTGTTCCGCAGGATTATAATAAGTAGGCCGACTAAAATACATTAGATTATTTTTTGTCCTGCTGACGAAGGAAGCATCTTTGGTAGCCGGATAAATAGCCTCACCCGAAGATGCTTCCTTCGTCAGCAGGACAAAAACGCCTTTCCAAAATAACCTAAGCTATTTATGCTTAATTACTTATAAAAAAATCCTGTTTTATCCTGTTAATCCTGTCAAAAAACAAAACTACGGTTCAGTCAACACTAACGTGCCAACACCTTGTGCAAAAAATTAGTGATGTACGTCAGCGTTGGCGTAAACCAGGGATTGAAAAACATGAACGTGTGGGGCGCATCGGCAAACGTGTGCACTTCCGAATACGTACCAAACGGCTTGAGTTTAGCCAGTAAATCATCCCGTCCGGCATGCATTCGATCCACTGAACTGTTCAAAAAGAGGATAGGTGGAGTATACTTGTCAAGGTGATTCAACGCCGACGCTTCCTGCCATAATTCAGGCTTCTGCTCTTTCGAATACCCGAACCAATAAGTCCCGGCAGATATTGACTTTGTATCATTTCCTTCGGCCGATTCGGGGTGAATAAACGCCAGCACGCCATCAATATCAACAATAGCCTGTACATCACTCGACTGCTTAGCATTGCCGCCTGTTCCTTCTAAAACTTTATTTCCGTTAGTCGTGCCAACAAGCGCGGCCAATTGTCCACCCGCCGAAAAGCCCAATACGGCAATCCGATTGGGGTCAATGGCGTACTTCTTGGCATTGGCCCGCACCCAGCGAATAGCCGCTTTCACATCATGAACACCCGCCGGATACAATGCTTCGGGCGATAGACGATACTCGACCGGAATAGCTACAAACCCTTTACCGGCCAGTTGCCCCGCCAGTGTGTTATTATGCGACCGATCGCCCGAACGCCAGCCACCGCCATGAATCATGAGCACAGCCGGGTTCGTTTTCCCGGAAGCTACTGGTGAATACACATCCAGTAGCAATTTCCGATTGGCTACCGGATTGCTATACGCAATAGCCCGCGCAACACGGACCCCAGCCGGTAAGGTCGAATCGACTATAGTTATTTCGGGATGGTATTTTTTCTCCTGAATGTATGACTTCCGTACCGTGAATGATGTATCCCGTCCGCCCGTCGGACCTAGCTGAGCCCAAGCCGAAGTGGTTATCAGGCAGCGTATTGCTACGATAACAAATGCGTATTTCTTATCGAGTTGTAGGAGTCTAACTGCCATTATTGGAATGATTTTCAGAAACGGTTTAGTTTTTTAACAACCGCGGAGTACGCAAAGGCGATGCGCAAAGATTGCTAAAGAAGTTCTCTCGTTGAGTGTAGTATTCACTACGCCGAATGAGGAGTTTATCCGTTCACCAACCAACGCTTTCTAATTCAGGTTTCGAAACTGCCTGGGCGATAGGCCGGTTTTGTTTTTAAACACCTTCGTAAAGTGCGATGGATGCTCAAAACCAAGATCATAGGCAATTTCGCTGATTGAGTTTTCGGTGCTCCACAATAAGGACTTCGCTTTCTCCACGAGCTTTAGGTGAATATGCTCGTACGTTGATTTACCCGTGTATTTGCCCAATAAATCGGACAGGTAGTTGGCAGACAGATTCAGGCGCGACGCAAAATAACCTACGTCTGGCACGCCGGATTCGATCAGCGAATGTTGGGCAAAATAATTCGTTAGCAGTCTGTCAAATTTTTCAACAATGTCGTTGCTTACGTTAGTCCTTGTTAAAAACTGCCGATCGTAAAACCGAGAGCAATACCCTAAAATCATCTCCAGATTCATCAGAATAAGATTGGCCGAGTGCTTATCTAAATTGTTCGACAGCTCTCGTTCGATATTTTGACGGCAGTCGTCTAATACCTTTTTCTCGGCTTCTGACGTATGCAAAGCCTCATTCATGTCGTACCCAAAGAAGGAGTATTCCATTAACGCATGTCCTTTGGGACTTGCATTCAAAAAATCGGGATGGATGTAAATTCCCCAACCCGTAACCCTGTTTTCGGCAGCAGGCGATAAAATCTGATTAGGAGCCGTGAACATCAGTGTCCCTTCCGAAAAGTCGTAGGTTGTCCGACCATACATAAACTTACCCTGTATTTCCTTGCAGGCAATCGAATACAAATCGATTCGGTAAGCAACACCCGGTTTCCGATGCGAACGATCTACCTTAGCCAGATCGACAACGGATAGTAAGGGGTGGATTGGTTTGCCGTAATGAAAAAAATCGTGCAGCTCCGCAATCGATTTGATATCTACAAATTCCATAACGTGCGTTGAGCGTAGTATGGACTACGCCGAACAAATAAAGTTAACAAAACAGGGCAAATACTGAATTTGCCCTGCACCTATCAGAAAAAACTGCCTCCGCCAACTTCAATCCGTTGTGCATTGACAAAGCGGCTGTCGTCGGAGAGCAGTGAGGCTACAAATAGGCCAACGTCTTCGGCTTCACCAAGGCGACCCAGTGCGGTCATACCGGCAATTTGCTTGCGCTGATTTTCATCGCCCTTTCCTCCACCAAACTCCGTGTCGATCGCACCGGGTGCAACAGTGTTGACCCGGATTTTCCGATCAGCATACTCTCGGGCGAAATACCGTGTCAACCCTTCCAGTGCTGCTTTGAGAGAACCATAAACAGCAACTCCCGGAAAAACGGCTCGGGCCAGCGCCGATGAGATATTGATGATATGTCCCCCATCAACGATCAACGGAATCAACGTCTGGGTCAGAAAAAAGACTCCCTTAAAATTTACAGTAACGAGTTGATCGAAAATAGCTTCGGTTGTATCCTGAATGCGTGTCCGCTGGGCTATTCCGGCATTATTAACAAGATAATCGAAGTTCTCTCGATTCCATTCGTTTTTCAACACTTGAAGGAGTTGTTCGCTGAACTCAGCGAATGATCCCACCTTCGCCGAATCCAATTTTAACGCAACGGCTTTACCCCCATTCCGGTTGATTTCAGCCACTACGGATTCTCCCTCTTCAGCGTGCGTGTTGTATGTAAGAATAACGCCAATGCCACGCTTTGCTGCATTCAACGCGATACTTCGCCCGATACCCCGGCTACCGCCAGTCACCAGGGCGACTTTCGATGTTTGATTTTCTGTGTTCATAACTATCCTTTTTATGACACAAAATTCCCGCATCTCATTGCCAATAAATTAAACATTTGAAGGCGTGACTTATACATTTCACGGTATTTCATCCGAAAAGTAACTCTCCCCTCACCCAGCGAGTGAAAGTAATCCGCCCGTCCAGCGTAAGTTGGCCTAAATGAGGTAGTTTATGGCCCAAATGGAATAGCTCCTCTGGGTTCAGTTCTTTACTTTTGACTATTCTGTATATCCTCTTCTTATAACCATGAAAATCAACCTCTTTCTAGTCATCATCGTGCTTGTGGCTGCCTTTTCCGGCTGCTCATTGTCCAAAACCAAAACGACGTTGACTACCCATAAAACCCAACTTATACCCGTAGCCGACAGCGTCAGGCTTGAAGTACTCGACTGGAGTGGCGAAGGCCAGCCGCTGGTGTTCCTGACGGGCTTTGGTAACACGGCCCACGTCTTCGATGAGTTTGCGCCCAAATTCACCAATCAGTACCACGTCTATGCCATTACGCGTCGGGGTTTCGGCCAGTCATCCAAACCTAAAACGGGCTACGACATGGGTACGCTGGCGCATGATATTCTGATTGTGCTGGATTCCTTACACGTTTCGAAAGCCCTGCTGGTGGGCCATTCCATTGCCGGCGATGAGATGAGCAAATTCGCGTCATCGTATCCAGATCGGGTGAGTAAATTGGTTTACCTCGATGCCGCCTACGATCGCTCCAATCTCCTGCAACTATTCGCCAAACTTCCTCCTCAACCAACTCCAACCGCAAAAGACTCTGCATCAGTGGCTAACTTCAGCCGGGGTATAGAAGAAGTTATGGGTGTACCGATGCCAGCCGAAGAAATCCGAGAAACGGCTGTTTTCTCAAAAGAAGGCAAATACCTACGAGACGTAACGCCTGAATTTGTTTTCCCGGCTACCTTATCGAAGTTAGAGCGCCCTGATTACCGACATATTTACTGTCCGGCGCTGGCGATTTATGCTCGACACAGCACTGTTCGCAGTGACTTTCCTTGCTATGATCGCTTTGATTCTACTGATCGTAAGAAGGCCATAGCCGCCTTTCCCATGATGACGAAATTTACTGCCGACCAGGAAAATCTCTTCCGAAAAGAAGTCGCCAAAGGTACGGTTACAGGTATTAAAGACGCGAACCACTACGTGTTTATCTCGCATCCTGCCGAAACAGAAAAGCTGATCCGGGATTTCCTGAAGTAGCTTTCCTGTTTAGCCCAAAATGGTAAGTTTTTGTCATTCCGACGCCAGGAGGAATCTCAACGTTGTGTATTGATCAAGCTTAAGATTCCTCCTGGCGTCGGAATGACAAAAAACCAGTTAATCAAAGTCATTATTAGAAAGTTAAAAACAGGCTCGTTATTTTAGGGCTATCACAAAAAACTGTACCACGGTTTACTACTACACGTAAACAAACCGTAGCGCAGCTTTTGGCGAAAGTCCTGTATTCCATAAGCAACCTGTTCCTCTTTCTGCATGAAAACCCGATTTCTCATTTGGCTTGGCCTTGCCTTCTCTTTGAACTGTTTGGGGCAAAGCCGCCCGGCCTCATCAACCACCTACGACGTACTCATTCGCAACGGTCTTATCTACGATGGGTCGGGTCAGAAACCTTACCGGGGCGATGTGGCCATTCGCGCTGATCGCGTTGTCGCTGTTGGCAAGCTAACGAGCGCGAAAGCCACCACCGTTATCGACGCAAACGGCATGGCGGTAGCACCGGGTTTTATCAATGTTCTCTCGCACGCGGGGAGCCATCTGCTTAAAGATGGGCATTCCATGAGCGATCTAAAACAAGGCATAACCACCGAAGTGTTCGGCGAGCTTTCCTGGGGGCCCGTCAACCCCGATAAATTACCCTTCTTACAGAGCAGTTGGTTAAAAGCACAAGGCCAAACCTACGACTGGACGACTCTGGAAGGATTCATGCAAAAACTTGAACGAAAAGGGGTTACCCCAAATTTTGCCTCCTATGTAGGGGCGGGCGAAATACGGATGATGGTGCTGGGTGAAAACGACGTAAAACCGACCCCTACGCAACTCGCGCAGATGCAAACGCTGGTTCGGCAAGCTATGGAAGGTGGAGCCTTGGGCGTAACCACGATGCTTATTTATCCACCCAATACGTTTGCCAATACCGATGAGCTAATTGCCCTCTGCCGTGAAGCGGCCCGCTACAAAGGCCGGTACATCGTGCACATGCGAAGTGAGGCCGATCGACTTGAAGAGGGCATTCAGGAACTGATCCGCATCGGGAAAGAAGCTAAAGTGCCCGTTGAACTCTATCATTTCAAAGCCAGTGGAGTACGCAACTGGCCCAAAGTCGACAAAGCCATTGCCCTGATTAATAACGCCCGACAACAAGGACAGGACGTTACCGCCAATATGTACACCTACACGGCCGGCGGAACCGGCCTAACCAGTTGTCTGCCACCTTATGTCTTCAACGGTGGATTTCTGGCGGGCTGGAAACGCTTACAAGACCCCGACGAACGGCGCAAAATTGCGCAGGAGGTGCATCAGCAAACCCAGCCCTGGGAGAATCTGTTTCAGTTGGCTGGTTCGATGGATAATATTGTGCTGGCTGGTTTTGAACAGGACTCGCTCAAAAAATACGAAGGAAAAACACTGGGGCAAGTAGCGGCCATACGCGCTAAAGATCCGCTCGAAACGGCAATGGACTTGATTGTACAGGACAAAAGTCGAGTCGGGACGCTTTACTTTCTAATGTCGGAAGAGAACGTTAAAAAAGAAATCCGTCAGCCTTGGGTTAGCTTTGGGTCTGATGCGGGTTCGGCTACGATTGCCGATACACTGGCGGGAAAGGGGCATCCTCGCGAGTTTGGCAACTTCGCCCGGTTGCTGGGCAAGTACGTCCGGGAAGAAAAAGTCATCTCGCTCGAAGAGGCCGTCCGACGACTGACCAGTTTACCAGCCAGCAACCACAAGCTCATCAGTCGGGGCTTCCTCAAACCTGGTTACTTCGCCGATGTCGTGATCTTCGACCCTGCCACCATTGCCGACAAGGCCACTTACGAAAAACCCTTTCAGTATGCCGTCGGAGTCGAACACGTTTGGGTCAATGGCAAACAGGTTTTGCGGAACGGCGAGCATACTGGAGTGTTACCAGGCCGTGCGTTGTGGGGGCCGGGTAAGAAAAATCCCGTTGGCCAATAATACCTGGCAATTCTCCCGCTCGTCAGGCTCCCCACCCCAATCGACGCTTCGGTTGGGGTGGGGTAAAATTCTGAAAACTTAAACAACCGGCAACTTCCAGCCATTATGATAATGAGCTGCTATCAGCGCGTTGGCCTGTGCATCATTCTTAAATCCTTTTGCTGCCGTATCCCAGTACACTTTTCGGCCCGTTTTGTACGCAATGTTGCCCATGTGGGCGTTAATGGCGGCAATACTGCCGGTTTCAATGCCGCACTTAAGCAGACTGGCATCGTTCGCTTTGATGGCATTGACGAAGTTTTTCGTGTGCTCGTTCAGGTAATCGCCATTTCGGGCCTGATTAGGGATGCTGTCTACTTTATAAACCTTGATCCCGTTCTTGGTTTGGGTTTCGGGCAACAGCGACCAGCCATCCCGGTTTAGCACCAACGTTGCATTATTGCCAATGAAGGCAATGCCTTCGGTACGGCCATAGTTACCACCATCAATACCCGTTGCATGTTCCCAGAGCATATTGAAGCCATCGTATTCATAAACAGCCTGTAGGGTGTCCGGCGTTTCAGAGGCATCGTCGGGATAGGCGAGTTTACCGCCCGAGGCCATCACCGATTTGGGTGCTTTCGCATTCATGGCATAGAGCGCGATGTCAATTTCATGAACGCCCCAATCGGTCATCAGGCCGCCCGCATAATCCCAGAACCAGCGAAAATTGAAATGGAAGCGGTTCGGATTGAAAGGTCGTTTGGGAGCTGGGCCCAGCCACATGTCGTAGTCGACACCAGCGGGGGGCGCACTATCGGGGAGAACCGGTACGGGATTCATCCAGCCCTGATAGGCCCATACTTTCACCAGACGAATATTGCCCAGCTTCCCCGACCGGATATATTCAATGGCTTTTTCGTAGTGCGAACCGCTGCGTTGCCACTGGCCAACCTGCACAATTTTGTTGTACTTCTTCGCGGCTGCTAGCATCAGATTACATTCTTCAATGCTGTTGGCTAATGGCTTCTCCACGTACACGTGTTTGCCCGCCGATACTGAGTCAATCATGGCCATGCAGTGCCAGTGGTCGGGCGTACCAATGATGACGGCATCGATATCCTTATGTTCCAGCAGCTTCCGATAGTCTTTAAAGAGTAGCGGTTTATTTTTTTGCATCACCTGCACATCGGCAGCACGTTTGTCCAGCACACTCTGATCGACATCGGCCAGCGCAACACACTCGACATCGCTCATGAGCAAATGCGAGCGCAGGTCCGACCAGCCCATGCCGTTGCAGCCAATAAGGCCAACCTGAAGCTTATCGTTTGGGGAAATCGTTTTGCGCTGACTGGCAATGGCCTCCAGACTAGGCAAACTAATCAATCCCGCTCCAGTAGCGGTCATGGCTGAGTTTCGTAAAAAATTCCTGCGTGAAGTTTTCATACTGTTTCGGGGTTTAGAACGGGCTTGACGATGCCTATCTACGAAAGCACAGCAGGTCATTTACCTAATAGTTTCTGAAGGATTTCTGACAGGATTAACAGGATTTTTAATAGCAAAACCAATCCTGTTCATCCGAACGTCGGCCCGGCTGTAAATCCTGTCGAAAAACGTAGCAAACTCAGTTTAACTACCGTTCAATAAGTAACCATAAAGTCCTTATAGCGAAAGAATTACATTCGATAAGGATCAAAACAGATGTGGTATGAGCGCTCCTCAACCTTCTTTCCATCCGCCTTACGACATCCACCTGCTCCGGGGGCCCACCGAAGCGAAAATTCGGTACCTGCTGGGTACCAGCGCTCCCTACAACTGGATTCCGTTTATTCCGGTCCACATAACCGGCAGCAACTAGGATGTCCAACTACAACACGCCCGAATGCCTGAACAGGCGACCCTATTCAAAGGTAAAATTCTGGATGAACCCGCGCCTTATTTCGTCAACGAAGAAGAAGTCCCCCAATCAGGCAAACTCATTACGCGCATCTACCAGCGGTTCTGGCCAATCATCATTCACCTACTAACTTCTGCGGTTTACCTACACCCTATCCTCCTTCGCAACTTTCTCTAAAATAGCGGCTTGGCTTACGGTATTTTTAACTGACTTAGATTCTCGCCGGGTTTTAATCCGGCGAGAATCTAATAACTGGTGCTTATCGACAATCTTGTAGGCCTCAAACGTAATCGAAGTATGAACCCAACCATCCTCCAAATGCAAGCTGATCTTAGGTCGTTGATCGAACAGCAGCACCGGGTAGAGGCTTTGGTGAAGATTCTGGCGCATAGCACCCAAACTAAACGGTCCTCGCCAGAATCAGCCTCTGTGGCTGAGCCAACCACCGATAGCCCATCGACAGAGTCAGTCAATACGCGTTCCATTTCCCCTCTACAATCCCAACCCTGAGCATCAAAAATGACTCTACTGATTAGCCATAGCTCCCTAAAATCTCTATGAATTATGAGTTAATCATTAAAGAGCAGGAAGAGATTACCCCTGATCTAACCCTGCTCGACGACAGCGAACTAGACCGATACCAACGACTGATTAGCCCGCAGAAGAAATTGTCGTTCCTGACGGGCCAAACGGTTCTGAAACAAGTACTGGCCAACTGTTTAGGCATATCACCCGCTTCTATTTCATTTGCGCTAACACCTATGGGCAAACCATATCTGCCTGCGCTGGCCGAAACGACTATGCCCTTTTTCAACCTATCCCATTCCGAAGGCCATTACCTGATTGGCCTCTCCAGTTGTCCTATTGGGGTCGATATTGAACTACCGAAAGCCATTGACCTGACGAACGTCCGGCACTTTCTGACGCCCCACGAGTATGAACAGATAAAGGTCTTTCCCAAATCGCTTCACTCGTCCATATTCTACCGGCTTTTTACGACGAAGGAAGCCTTTTTGAAAGCAACCGATAAATGGTGGGCGCTGGATACAGTTCGTTTTCAACTGGAAAATCACCACTGGGCACTCACATCGCCCGGTGAGTCATTTCAGTTTTATCAACGTGATTATAAGGGCCATTACATAGCCGTTTGTCTGGACATGACCGTGATTACGACACAGCGATAAATGACTTAGCGCCAGTCAGTAGAATAAGCGCCTATTCGTTTTTTTGATGGTGATCGGCTGTTATAATCGCCTTTCTATCACGCTCATGTCCAGTAGCAATACAACCCAGTCGACGAGTAAGCCTTTCATTGACTACTTCTACAAATGGGAGCGCGAGAAAGCCAATCAGGTGTACCTCCGGCAACCTGTTGGCGATACATACATTGACTATACCTGGGCCGAAGTAGGGCGACAGGCCCGTTCGATGGCGAGCTATCTTCGTTCACTCGATCTACCGCCCCAAAGCCCAATCGGTCTGGTTTCTAAAAACTGTCCGCATTGGCTCATTGCCGACATTGCCATTCTCATCAGCGGCCATATATCGGTCCCGTTATACCCAACCCTAACCGCCGAACAACTCCATTCGGTACTGGAACATAGCCAGTGTTCCGTGCTATTTGCCGGGAAACTGGATAACTGGAGCACCATGCGAGCCGGTGTGCCGACGGATGTCCTCTGCATCACGTTCCCAGAAAATCAATCTGATTCTGAGGCCCGTTCGTGGGATGACATTGTGGCCAGTTACCCACCCATGATCGAAAGTCCTAAACCGAGTCCCGACGACCTGTTCACCATTATTTATACCTCTGGCACCACTGGTCGACCCAAAGGCGTTATGATCGATTACCGGGCAGCCGCCGAAATCGCCGAATCGACTCGTACCCAAACCTTTCAGGATTTAGCGGGATCCCGTTTTTTTTCATACTTACCGCTTTGCCACGTAGCTGAACGGAACATTGTCGAAGCGCTCGGTTTAATCACGGGCGGCACCATTTATTTTGTTGAGTCGCTTGCCACGTTTGCCAAAAATCTGGCGGCTGCCCGACCCACACACTTTTTGGCCGTGCCGCGTATCTGGACGAAGTTTCAGCAGAGTATTCAGGCAAACCTGCCCGAATCCAGGCTACAGATGCTGCTCCGTATTCCGGTCGTCTCTAGCTTAGTTAAACGCAAAATCCGTCAGCGCCTTGGATTGAATGATACGGTCATGATTCTGACTGGTGCAGCGCCCATGCCCATTCCGCTACTTCAGTGGTTTCGTCGACTGGGCATCTGCATTCAGGATAGTTACGGGATGACGGAGAATCTGGGCGCGGTTTCGATGATGCCTCCCGATCGGATTAAGGATGGCACGGTGGGCCGAATTAACGACGGTATGAACGTTCGAATTGATCCGGATACGGGCGAAATTCTCACGCAGGCACCCTGGAACATGCGGGGCTATTACCGTGATCCAGAACTGACTGCCAAAACGCTCACGGCTGATAACTGGCTGCATACGGGAGACATTGGCGAACTTGATGCCGACGGCTATCTCCGAATTACGGGGCGACTGAACGACCTCTATAAAAGCCCCAAAGGTGAATTTATCAGTCCCGCAAAACTGGAATTCGGATTTAGTGAAAACCCACTCATCGATCAGATTTGCGTGATGGGAATGCACTTACCCCAACCCATTGCCTTGCTGGTTCTGTCGGAAGTTGGCCAGAAAACGCTTCCGGTCGATGTGGCCAAAAGCCTGACCGATACACTGGCTGTGTCCAATAACCAGTTACAAGCCTACGAACGCATAAAGAAAGTTATCCTTGTTAAAGACGCCTGGACAGTAGATAACAACCTAATGACGCCTACGCTAAAAATCAAGCGAAAAGAACTCGAAAAACGATACCAGTCAGCCATTAATGGCTGGTACAATCAGGAAGAACTTGTTGTGTG
Proteins encoded in this region:
- a CDS encoding AMP-binding protein, giving the protein MSSSNTTQSTSKPFIDYFYKWEREKANQVYLRQPVGDTYIDYTWAEVGRQARSMASYLRSLDLPPQSPIGLVSKNCPHWLIADIAILISGHISVPLYPTLTAEQLHSVLEHSQCSVLFAGKLDNWSTMRAGVPTDVLCITFPENQSDSEARSWDDIVASYPPMIESPKPSPDDLFTIIYTSGTTGRPKGVMIDYRAAAEIAESTRTQTFQDLAGSRFFSYLPLCHVAERNIVEALGLITGGTIYFVESLATFAKNLAAARPTHFLAVPRIWTKFQQSIQANLPESRLQMLLRIPVVSSLVKRKIRQRLGLNDTVMILTGAAPMPIPLLQWFRRLGICIQDSYGMTENLGAVSMMPPDRIKDGTVGRINDGMNVRIDPDTGEILTQAPWNMRGYYRDPELTAKTLTADNWLHTGDIGELDADGYLRITGRLNDLYKSPKGEFISPAKLEFGFSENPLIDQICVMGMHLPQPIALLVLSEVGQKTLPVDVAKSLTDTLAVSNNQLQAYERIKKVILVKDAWTVDNNLMTPTLKIKRKELEKRYQSAINGWYNQEELVVWEV